From a single Hippopotamus amphibius kiboko isolate mHipAmp2 chromosome X, mHipAmp2.hap2, whole genome shotgun sequence genomic region:
- the MED12 gene encoding mediator of RNA polymerase II transcription subunit 12 isoform X12 produces MNMAVPRMSTSILPSSNFSSIIAEKLRCNTLPDTGRRKPQVNQKDNFWLVTARSQSAINTWFTDLAGTKPLTQLAKKVPIFSKKEEVFGYLAKYTVPVMRAAWLIKMTCAYYAAISETKVKKRHVVDPFMEWTQIITKYLWEQLQKMAEYYRPGPAGGGGCGSAIGPLPHDVEVAIRQWDYNEKLAMFMFQDGMLDRHEFLTWVLECFEKIRPGEDELLKLLLPLLLRYSGEFVQSAYLSRRLAYFCTRRLALQLDGVSSHSSHVMSAQSTSTLPTTPAPQPPTSSTPSTPFSDLLMCPQHRPLVFGLSCILQTILLCCPSALVWHYSLTDSRIKTGSPLDHLPIAPSNLPMPEGNSAFTQQVRAKLREIEQQIKERGQAVEVRWSFDKCQEATAGFTIGRVLHTLEVLDSHSFERSDFSNSLDSLCNRIFGLGPSKDGHEISSDDDAVVSLLCEWAVSCKRSGRHRAMVVAKLLEKRQAEIEAERCGESEAADEKGSIASGSLSALSAPIFQDVLLQFLDTQAPMLTDPRSESERVEFFNLVLLFCELIRHDVFSHNMYTCTLISRGDLAFGAPGPRPPSPFDDPADDAERKEAEGSSSSKLEDPGLSESMDIDPSSSVLFEDMEKPDFSLFSPTMPCEGKGSPSPEKPDVEKEVKPPPKEKLEGTLGVLYDQPRHVQYATHFPIPQEESCSHECNQRLVVLFGVGKQRDDARHAIKKITKDILKVLNRKGTAETDQLAPIVPLNPGDLTFLGGEDGQKRRRNRPEAFPTAEDIFAKFQHLSHYDQHQVTAQVSRNVLEQITSFALGMSYHLPLVQHVQFIFDLMEYSLSISGLIDFAIQLLNELSVVEAELLLKSSDLVGSYTTSLCLCIVAVLRHYHACLILNQDQMAQVFEGLCGVVKHGMNRSDGSSAERCILAYLYDLYTSCSHLKSKFGELFSDFCSKVKNTIYCNVEPSESNMRWAPEFMIDTLENPAAHTFTYTGLGKSLSENPANRYSFVCNALMHVCVGHHDPDRVNDIAILCAELTGYCKSLSAEWLGVLKALCCSSNNGTCGFNDLLCNVDVSDLSFHDSLATFVAILIARQCLLLEDLIRCAAIPSLLNAACSEQDSEPGARLTCRILLHLFKTPQLNPCQSDGNKPTVGIRSSCDRHLLAASQNRIVDGAVFAVLKAVFVLGDAELKGSGFTVTGGTEELPEEEGGGGSGGRRQGGRNISVETASLDVYAKYVLRSICQQEWVGERCLKSLCEDSNDLQDPVLSSAQAQRLMQLICYPHRLLDSEDGENPQRQRIKRILQNLDQWTMRQSSLELQLMIKQTPNNEMNSLLENIAKATIEVFQQSAETGSSSGNTASNMPSSSKTKPVLSSLERSGVWLVAPLIAKLPTSVQGHVLKAAGEELEKGQHLGSSSRKERDRQKQKSMSLLSQQPFLSLVLTCLKGQDEQREGLLTSLYSQIHQIVNNWRDDQYLDDCKPKQLMHEALKLRLNLVGGMFDTVQRSTQQTTEWAVLLLEIIISGTVDMQSNNELFTTVLDMLSVLINGTLAADMSSISQGSMEENKRAYMNLVKKLRKELGERQSDSLEKVRQLLPLPKPTRDVITCEPQGSLIDTKGNKIAGFDSIFKKEILFPLLQVLKVCLLFSKSQQLTVSHFPEQGLQVSTKQKISPWDLFEGLKPSAPLSWGWFGTVRVDRRVARGEEQQRLLLYHTHLRPRPRAYYLEPLPLPPEDEEPPAPTLLEPEKKAPEPPKTDKPGAAPPSTEERKKKSTKGKKRSQPAAKTEDYGMGPGRSGPYGVTVPPDLLHHANPGSMSHLSYRQGSIGLYTQNQPLPAGGPRVDPYRPVRLPMQKLPTRPPYPGVLPTTMSGVMGLEPSSYKTSVYRQQQPAVPQGQRLRQQLQAKIQSQGMLGQSSVHQMTPSSSYGLQTSQGYTPYVSHVGLQQHAGPAGTMVPPSYSSQPYQSTHSSTNPTLVDPTRHLQQRPSGYVHQQAPTYGHGLTSTQRFSHQTLQQTPMIGTMTPLGAQGVQASVRSASILPEQQQQQQQQQQQQQQQQQQQQQQQQQQQYHIRQQQQQQILRIPSVFAAAAATAAAAATAAAAATAAATAAAAAAAAATSTPAAAAGGAAPAAAPVPAPVPAPGASADTATTTDSSFGPATPTTALQYPATAQYQHIWTLLSHLEELLVHWMWPHPIPLIPSPLPGLAPVVVGALPSGSIFNEFLVFLLM; encoded by the exons ATGAACATGGCAGTGCCAAGAATGTCAACTTCAATCCTGCCAAG TTCCAACTTCAGCAGCATTATTGCAGAGAAGTTACGTTGTAACACCCTACCTGACACCGGTAGGAGGAAGCCCCAAGTGAACCAGAAGGACAACTTCTGGCTGGTGACTGCACGATCCCAGAGTGCCATTAACACCTGGTTCACCGATCTGGCTGGCACCAAGCCACTCACACAGTTAGCCAAAAAG GTCCCCATTTTTAGTAAGAAGGAAGAAGTGTTTGGGTACTTGGCCAAATACACAGTGCCTGTGATGAGGGCTGCCTGGCTCATCAAGATGACCTGTGCCTACTATGCAGCAATCTCAGAGACCAAGGTTAAGAAGAGACATGTCGTTGACCCCTTCATGG AATGGACTCAGATCATCACCAAGTACTTATGGGAACAGCTGCAAAAGATGGCTGAGTACTACCGGCCAGGGCctgctggaggtgggggctgtGGTTCTGCTATAGGGCCCTTGCCCCATGATGTTGAGGTGGCGATCCGGCAGTGGGACTACAACGAGAAGCTGGCCATGTTCATGTTTCAG GACGGAATGCTGGACAGACATGAGTTCCTTACCTGGGTACTTGAGTGTTTTGAGAAAATCCGCCCTGGAGAGGATGAATTGCTTAAActgctgctgcccctgctgcTTCGA TACTCTGGGGAATTCGTTCAGTCTGCGTACCTCTCCCGCCGCCTTGCTTACTTCTGTACTCGGAGACTGGCCCTGCAGCTGGATGGAGTGAGCAGCCACTCGTCTCATGTGATGTCTGCTCAGTCGACAAGCACACTGCCCACCACCCCTGCTCCTCAGCCCCCAACTAGCAGCACACCGTCTACACCCTTTAGTGACCTACTTATGTGCCCTCAGCACCGGCCCCTAGTTTTTGGCCTCAGCTGTATCCTTCAG ACCATCCTCCTGTGTTGTCCTAGTGCCCTGGTTTGGCACTACTCGCTGACTGATAGCCGAATCAAGACTGGCTCACCACTAGACCACCTGCCTATTGCTCCCTCCAACCTGCCCATGCCAGAGGGCAACAGTGCCTTCACTCAGCAG GTCCGTGCAAAGTTGCGGGAGATCGAGCAGCAGATCAAGGAACGAGGACAGGCCGTTGAGGTTCGCTGGTCTTTTGATAAGTGCCAGGAAGCTACTGCAG GCTTCACCATTGGACGGGTGCTCCACACTTTGGAAGTACTGGACAGCCATAGTTTTGAGCGCTCTGACTTCAGCAACTCTCTTGATTCCCTCTGTAATCGAATCTTCGGATTGGGGCCCAGCAAGGATGGACACGAG ATCTCCTCAGATGATGATGCTGTGGTATCCTTACTGTGTGAATGGGCTGTCAGCTGCAAGCGTTCTGGTCGGCATCGCGCGATGGTTGTAGCCAAGCTGCTGGAGAAGAGACAGGCAGAGATTGAGGCTGAG CGTTGTGGAGAATCGGAAGCTGCAGATGAGAAGGGTTCCATCGCCTCTGGCTCCCTTTCTGCTCTCAGTGCTCCCATTTTCCAGGATGTCCTCCTGCAGTTTCTGGATACACAGGCTCCCATGCTGA CGGACCCCCGAAGTGAGAGTGAGCGAGTGGAATTCTTCAACTTGGTGCTGCTGTTCTGTGAACTGATTCGACATGACGTTTTCTCCCACAACATGTATACTTGTACCCTCATCTCCCGAGGGGACCTTGCCTTCGGAGCCCCTGGTCCCCGGCCTCCCTCTCCCTTTGATGACCCTGCCGATGACGCCGAGCGCAAGGAGGctgagggcagcagcagcagcaagctgGAG GATCCAGGGCTCTCAGAGTCTATGGACATCGACCCTAGCTCCAGTGTGCTCTTTGAGGACATGGAGAAGCCTGATTTCTCA TTGTTCTCCCCCACTATGCCCTGTGAGGGGAAGGGCAGTCCATCCCCTGAGAAACCAGATGTTGAAAAGGAGGTGAAGCCCCCACCCAAGGAGAAGCTAGAAGGGACCCTTGGGGTTCTTTATGACCAGCCGCGGCATGTGCAGTATGCCACGCACTTTCCCATCCCCCAG GAGGAGTCATGCAGCCATGAGTGCAACCAGCGGTTGGTCGTACTGTTTGGGGTGGGAAAGCAGCGAGATGATGCCCGCCATGCCATCAAGAAAATTACCAAGGATATCCTGAAGGTTCTGAACCGCAAAGGGACAGCGGAAACTG ACCAGCTTGCTCCTATTGTGCCTCTGAATCCTGGAGACCTGACATTCTTAG GTGGGGAGGATGGACAGAAGCGGAGGCGCAACCGGCCTGAAGCCTTCCCCACTGCTGAGGATATCTTTGCTAAGTTCCAGCACCTTTCGCATTATGACCAACACCAAGTCACGGCTCAG GTCTCCCGGAATGTTCTGGAGCAGATCACGAGCTTTGCCCTTGGCATGTCGTACCACTTGCCTCTGGTGCAGCACGTGCAGTTCATCTTTGACCTCATGGAGTATTCCCTCAGCATCAGCGGCCTCATCGACTTTGCCATTCAG CTACTGAATGAACTGAGTGTAGTTGAGGCCGAGTTGCTTCTCAAATCCTCGGACCTGGTGGGCAGCTACACCACCAGCCTGTGCCTGTGCATCGTGGCTGTCCTGCGGCACTATCACGCCTGCCTCATCCTCAACCAGGACCAGATGGCACAGGTCTTTGAGGG GCTGTGTGGCGTAGTCAAGCATGGGATGAATCGGTCTGATGGCTCCTCCGCAGAACGCTGTATCCTTGCTTATCTCTATGATCTGTACACCTCCTGTAGCCATTTAAAGAGCAAATTTGGGGAGCTCTTCAG CGACTTCTGCTCCAAGGTGAAGAATACCATCTACTGCAACGTGGAGCCGTCAGAATCCAACATGCGCTGGGCACCCGAGTTCATGATTGACACTCTGGAGAACCCTGCCGCTCATACCTTCACCTACACGGGGCTAGGCAAGAGTCTTAGTGAGAACCCTGCTAACCGCTACAGCTTTGTCTGCAATGCCCTTATGCACGTCTGTGTGGGGCACCATGATCCCGATAG GGTGAATGACATCGCAATCCTGTGTGCAGAGCTGACCGGCTATTGCAAGTCACTGAGTGCAGAGTGGCTGGGAGTGCTTAAGGCTTTGTGCTGCTCCTCTAACAATGGCACTTGTGGTTTCAACGACCTCCTCTGCAATGTAGAT GTCAGTGACCTGTCTTTTCACGACTCCCTGGCCACTTTTGTTGCCATCCTCATTGCTCGGCAGTGTCTGCTCCTGGAGGATCTGATTCGCTGTGCAGCCATCCCTTCGCTCCTTAATGCTG CTTGCAGTGAACAGGACTCTGAGCCAGGAGCCCGGCTTACCTGCCGCATCCTTCTTCACCTTTTCAAGACACCTCAGCTCAATCCTTGCCAGTCGGATGGGA ACAAGCCTACTGTAGGAATCCGCTCCTCCTGTGACCGCCACCTGCTGGCTGCCTCCCAGAACCGCATTGTGGATGGAGCTGTGTTTGCTGTTCTCAAGGCTGTGTTTGTACTTG GGGATGCGGAACTGAAGGGTTCAGGCTTCACTGTGACAGGAGGAACAGAAGAACttccagaggaggagggaggaggtggcagcGGCGGTCGGAGGCAGGGTGGCCGCAACATCTCTGTGGAGACAGCCAGTCTGGATGTCTATGCCAAGTACGTGCTACGCAGCATCTGCCAGCAG GAGTGGGTAGGAGAGCGTTGCCTTAAATCCCTGTGTGAGGACAGCAATGACCTGCAAGACCCAGTGTTGAGTAGCGCCCAGGCCCAGCGCCTCATGCAGCTCATCTGCTACCCACACCGGCTGCTGGACAGCGAGGATGGGGAAAACCCCCAGCGGCAACGCATTAAGCGTATTCTTCAG AACTTGGACCAGTGGACCATGCGCCAGTCTTCCCTGGAGCTGCAGCTGATGATCAAGCAGACCCCTAACAAT GAGATGAACTCCCTCTTAGAGAACATCGCCAAGGCCACAATCGAGGTTTTCCAACAGTCCGCAGAGACAGGGTCATCTTCTGGAAACACTGCAAGCAACATGCCCAGCAGCAGCAAGACCAAGCCTGTGCTCAG CTCCCTAGAGCGCTCTGGTGTATGGCTGGTGGCTCCTCTCATTGCCAAACTGCCCACCTCAGTCCAGGGGCATGTGTTAAAGGCTGCTGGGGAAGAATTGGAGAAGGGCCAGCACCTGGGTTCCTCTTCCCGCAAAGAACGCGATCGACAAAAGCAGAAGAG CATGTCCCTGTTGAGCCAGCAGCCCTTCTTATCCCTGGTGCTGACGTGTCTGAAGGGGCAGGACGAGCAGCGCGAGGGACTCCTTACCTCCCTCTACAGCCAGATCCACCAG ATTGTGAATAATTGGAGAGATGACCAGTACTTAGACGATTGCAAACCAAAGCAGCTAATGCATGAGGCACTCAAACTGCGGCTCAACCTG GTGGGGGGCATGTTTGACACGGTGCAGCGCAGCACCCAGCAGACCACGGAGTGGGCTGTGCTCCTCCTGGAGATCATCATCAGCGGCACTGTCGACATGCAGTCCAACAA CGAGCTCTTCACCACCGTCTTGGACATGCTGAGCGTGCTCATCAATGGCACCCTGGCGGCGGACATGTCCAGCATCTCCCAGGGCAGCATGGAGGAAAACAAACGTGCCTACATGAACCTGGTGAAGAAGCTGCGG AAAGAGTTGGGGGAGCGCCAGTCAGACAGTCTGGAAAAAGTTCGCCAGCTGCTCCCACTGCCCAAGCCAACCCGAGATGTCATCACTTGTGAGCCACAGGGCTCCCTTATCGACACCAAGGGCAATAAGATCGCTGGCTTCGACTCCATCTTCAAGAAGGAG ATACTTTTCCCTCTCCTCCAAGTCCTCAAGGTCTGTCTTCTGTTTTCCAAGTCTCAACAGCTCACTGTTTCTCATTTTCCGGAGCAGGGTCTGCAGGTTTCCACCAAACAAAAGATCTCCCCCTGGGATCTTTTTGAGGGCTTGAAGCCATCAGCACCACTGTCTTGGGGCTGGTTTGGAACAGTCCGGGTGGACCGGCGCGTGGCCCGCGGAGAGGAGCAGCAGCGGCTGCTGCTGTACCACACGCACCTgaggccccggccccgcgcctaTTACCTGGAGCCGCTGCCACTGCCACCGGAAGATGaggagccccccgcccccaccctgctgGAGCCTGAGAAAAAGGCCCCAGAGCCCCCCAAGACGGACAAACCTGGGGCCGCTCCCCCTAGCACTGAGGAACGCAAGAAAAAGTCCACCAAGGGCAAGAAACGCAGCCAGCCAGCCGCCAAGACAGAG GACTATGGGATGGGCCCAGGCCGGAGCGGCCCGTATGGTGTGACAGTGCCTCCGGACCTCCTGCACCATGCCAACCCTGGCTCCATGTCCCACCTCAGTTACAGGCAGGGCTCCATAGGCCTCTACACCCAGAACCAGCCACTGCCGGCAG GTGGCCCCCGCGTGGACCCATACCGCCCCGTGCGGTTACCGATGCAGAAGCTGCCGACCCGACCACCTTACCCTGGCGTGCTGCCCACAACCATGTCTGGCGTCATGGGACTGGAACCCTCCTCGTATAAGACATCTGTGTACCGACAGCAGCAGCCTGCGGTGCCCCAAGGACAGCGCCTTCGCCAACAGCTCCAGGCAAAGATA CAGAGTCAGGGGATGTTGGGACAGTCATCTGTCCATCAGATGACTCCCAGCTCTTCCTACGGTTTGCAGACCTCCCAG GGCTATACTCCTTATGTTTCTCATGTGGGATTGCAGCAACACGCAGGCCCTGCAGGTACCATGGTGCCCCCCAGCTACTCCAGCCAGCCTTATCAGAGCACCCACTCTTCTACCAATCCTACTCTTGTAGATCCTACTCGCCACCTGCAGCAGCGGCCCAGTGGCTACGTGCACCAGCAGGCACCAACCTACGGACACGGGCTGACCTCCACTCAAAG GTTTTCCCACCAGACGCTGCAGCAGACACCCATGATAGGCACCATGACCCCGCTGGGTGCCCAGGGTGTCCAGGCCAGTGTCCGGTCGGCCTCCATCCTGcctgagcagcagcagcaacagcagcagcagcaacagcagcagcagcagcagcagcaacagcagcagcagcagcagcagcagcaacagtaCCACAtccggcagcagcagcagcagcagatccTGCGG ATCCCTTCTGTCttcgcagcagcagcagcaacagcagcagcagcagcaacagcagcagcagcagcaacagcagcagcaacagcagcagcagcagcagcagcagcagcaacaagcacaccagcagcagcagcaggcggCGCCGCCCCAGCCGCagccccagtcccagccccag TTCCAGCGCCAGGGGCTTCAGCAGacacagcaacaacaacagaCAGCAGCTTTGGTCCGGCAACTCCAACAACAGCTCTCCA ATACCCAGCCACAGCCCAGTACCAACATATTTGGACGCTACTGAGCCACCTGGAGGAACTGCTTGTGCACTGGATGTGGCCCCATCCTATCCCCTTAATTCCCAGTCCCCTTCCTGGGCTAGCACCAGTAGTGGTTGGGGCTCTTCCCTCAGGCTccatttttaatgagtttttagtatttttgttaATGTGA